GCAAAGCTCTTGTAAGAGCCTATTTTCAGGTTGTTTTTGCGTGCGTAAATTTCAAGTTGCTCGTATGTGAATGTCTTTGAGCTTAGCGGGTTATGCAGCATAAATCCCACCGCCCACTCTAAAGCGCTCATCTCAAAGCTAGAGCTTTTAAAACTAGCCTTAAAATCAATGCTTAACTCATCGTCGCTTACTTGCACTTCATCTATTTTTTGCTCTTTAGCCCACGCGTAAAGCGTCTTTAGGCTCACGCCGTATTTTTCCGCCACGCCTTTGCCCCATAGCGTTTTACTCATACCTTTTGGACAGGCGTTTAGTTCGGCTACGGCTTTTGCTTTGTTCATGTTTTCTAAATCCTTGATTTTTATGTTTATGGGGGCTTTGGTTTCGTTTTTTACCGCTAATTTTTTGCTATCTTGTGCGCATACGCAAACATTTTTATCCCCGCCAAACTCCCTATCTCGCACATTTTCCAAACAAAAGCGCTCATCATATCTAGCGTCCACGCCGCCGTCAGAGTCGGTGCGACTATCGCTATTAGTATTAACCACGCTATCCATTGCGCTAAGACCGCTTTCATTGATATTTTCCTTTTTTATATTGCTATTTTCATCGTCGATCCAGATTTGGAGGACTTTGCCGCCACGACCGATGCCATCGGTGTATGAATACGAAAAATATTTCGTATCAATAGTTAAAATTTTTTGACAGCTATTTTGGGCTTTAACTACACATCTTTGTAGTTTTCTTAAATTCACGCCCAAAATCGCCGCCGCCTCTTTGCTATTTACCCACATATTTGTCGCCTTACGCTACTTTTATCCCGTCTTTTTCAAGCACTTTTTTAGCTTTTTTGCTAATGTAGCCCTTATAAAAGCTACTTAGACTAAGCCCGCGCATCTCGCAGTAGTCTTTTAGATCGTATTTCATCTTTTGCTTTACCGCCTTTGCGACAGGCGTTACTCTCTTTCCCATCTTTTACTCCTTTACTAGAAATTTCATTACTAAACCAAATTTCCACTTTAAAGACCCCTTTGATATAATTATGCTACCAACAAATTTCACACAAAGGAGTCGTTAAAATGGAAAAATTAAGCCAAAACGCTAAAGAGCGACTGGCTCTAAATATATTAGAGAAACTTGGATGCTTTAAAGAGGCTAAACGTATAGCCTCCAAGTCAAACTTAAAATCTCACGGGCTACCCGAAGATAGCGTGAAATATCTCACAAATCGCTATATTACCGCTCTTGAGATGATTGACGAAGTTTGCGAAGCTCGTTAGCTAAAAGTATGACTACAGGGGTTAAATCATACCCCTGCAAAGCTCTTTTTTCTCTACAAAGCACGACCTCGGCATCCTCTTCTAAGAACATCTTAGCGATCAGCTCATCTCTTTGCTTAGACTGCTCTGTTCTAAGCTCGCTTATTTTACTCATACCTGCTCCTTTAAAGTTTTTTGGTTTAACAATGAAATTTAAAAGAACTCAGTTAAGAAATTTTTTGCCTTTTATAAGGTATTATTTCTTAAGTGGTTTTGAAATTATACGAAAATATTTTCGTTTTGTCAAGGGATAAAAATGGTTTTAGGAAAAAAAATTCGTTTAATAAGAGAAGAGCAAGGGTTGAACCAATCTGAATTGGCAGATAAGTTAAGTATTACAAGTCGAACTCTACAAAATTATGAATATGGCACCAGTATCCCAGACATAAAATTGATGCAAAAAATGGCTCAAATTTTTCAAGTGCCTATTGGGTATTTTTTAGATGACAATTTTGACGTTAGTAGCATAAAAAATGACGTAAGTCGTGTCGTAAGTAATGACGTTAGTCTAAAAAAAGCAGAAAAGCTGCAACACTTAAAAAACACCATAAGCGAACAAGAAAATAAGCTTATAAATTTACGCTTTTTCCCTAGCGTTAGTGCAGCCGCTGGATACGGTGCAAATAACGACAATGAGAGCTTTAAAAACATACCGATTACAGCTTCTTTTTTAACAGATGTATTACGTATACCGGCTAGACAATACGACGTTATAAATGTGCTTGGTAACAGCATGGAACCGTTTTTAAAAGACGGCGATATGGTGCTTGTCTTGCCTACGCACGAGGCCAGCAACGGCGAGATAGTCATAGCAAACCTCGGTGGTGATCTATATGTCAAAAAGCTACTTAAAGACCCGATAAAAAAGCGTATTCGTCTAACTTCCATGAATGAGCTTTATGAAGATATAGTAGTAGAGGACGACGAGCTAGACCAGCTTAAAATCGTGGGCGTAGTTAAAAAAGTGCTTCCATCAGGTGTAATCTCGGCATAAGCCCTATTTTACGTAACTTTGAAATAATTTTTGAAGTTTTGAAGCGATTTTTGAAGCAGTTTGAAGCTTAACTTTCAAAATATGAAAAAAATGCGTAAATTTTGCAAATTTTGCATTTTAGTTTCTCATTTTTTACCTTATGTCTCTAAGTCATAAAACACCGACCATTACGCTATTTGCTCCATATT
This is a stretch of genomic DNA from Campylobacter sp. RM6914. It encodes these proteins:
- a CDS encoding XRE family transcriptional regulator — protein: MVLGKKIRLIREEQGLNQSELADKLSITSRTLQNYEYGTSIPDIKLMQKMAQIFQVPIGYFLDDNFDVSSIKNDVSRVVSNDVSLKKAEKLQHLKNTISEQENKLINLRFFPSVSAAAGYGANNDNESFKNIPITASFLTDVLRIPARQYDVINVLGNSMEPFLKDGDMVLVLPTHEASNGEIVIANLGGDLYVKKLLKDPIKKRIRLTSMNELYEDIVVEDDELDQLKIVGVVKKVLPSGVISA